The sequence below is a genomic window from Rudanella lutea DSM 19387.
CACCCGGAAGGACACACAAAGCCCGTACTATGTCTTAGCCAGCAACACGGAGCCCCGAATAAGCTTTTCGGTTTGGGAGTACCCCGAAATGCCGTTACTGTTAGGCTTTGCAGATATTGGCAGAAGCAACGAAATGGGCAAGATTGAACAAACCCCCGATTTGGTCGCCATTATACGCACCCCCGATAATTGCCGGGATACGTTGGAACTTCGTATCTATCCGGGCTTATACCCTAAACGGGATACCGTACTGACGCTATTGCACGAAGAGCTAAGAGTACAACCCCCGATTTGGGTCTGATAGGCTGAAAACAAAAAAGGGGCTTCCCACGCGGGTAGTCCCTTTCTTCTTATTAGGATAGAAAACGAGAACACAGCTATGTTTGACCATATCGGTATTTCCCTTTTCGTTGGTAAAAGTACACCGAATCTATCGAACCTCACTCATACGGGTAATGTCTGGCAGGGTTGGCAACAATACCGTATAGAAGGGGTTTGCCCCCTCAGAGTCCAATACAATCCCAAACTATGGGAGTTAAAAATTAGTGGCAGTATACCGTACCTATTCAGAGGGCATAACTACCCCGCAGGTACAAACGACCTTCGGGAAGGTATCGACTATATCAGCCAGATAGTAGGCATGAATGTATTTGCCGGGAAGGTTGACACGTTCGAGTATGGTCAGTTTGTGCATACTCCACACAAGACAAAAGTTCTACTGGCAAACCATAACCACCTACCCGGATTCAAGGCACACGGCTATATTAACGGAGCCAGCAAATACTTTGAATCCTCAGCCCTACGGGTAAAGTTGTATGATGCCAGGCAGAACTTTGCCCACAAGATCAAAGGGAGCCCCAAAGAAGCCCTACAGCAAGACTTCGGCTTTAAACCCGATCAATCTTATCTGAAAGTCGAAAACCACTACAAGAAGCCCCAAATCTATTTTAAACAGGCGGTATTGGTTGCAGACCTATTCAGTAGTCAATTCGTCAACCTTTGCAAAGAAGACCTTCTGACAACCTACCAACGAATTCAGAAAACACCAGCCAGCGCAATGCCTACCAACAAAAAAGACCTTTCGGCTTCAATGCTTCCCCTATTGGTCCTGAAAGACTTAGAACTACAGTACGGCTTCAACACAGAAGAGCTATTAATTGAGAAGCTAAAAACGATGCCGGAAGAGGTACTGACTACCGAAGACCGTAAGGCCCGTAAACGGCAATTACGTAAGATGCTTAGTTTGTTGATGCCGGAAACGTCAAACAGTCCTTTCGATGTATCGGAGCAATTAAGGCAAGCTTTGTACAACACCGAAGGGGGCAGCGCGGGTCAAATCCCTACCGCACTCTTAAACCGCGAACGGTAATACAACCTCACGCGTATCGTGTCAAAATTGAAATAGGGGGGTAGCGTGGGCAAAATCCTTAGCGCAATCTTAAAGCACGAGCGCAAGTCCACCGAAAAGAATACAGTGTCAAAATTCGCACCTTAGAAAATCAAACACCCAAACAGAATACAACTAACTCATTAACAATAATATACGAGCATTATAAACCCCAAAAACAGCCCCAAAAAGCGGTAAAAAGTGGCTAAAATGCCCCCAAAATAGCCTGTTTTCCCCTCAGTAATCGGGGGAGCAAGATTATTTTCACACTGTAAAAAGGGGCAGATAGGCAGGGCATAGCGAATCTTGCCACCGTACCAGCCTACGAACGGAAGACCAACGGCACACACACAAAACCAAAAGTCTAAGGGGGGTTCTTTCTGGCAACATATGGCAGGGTATAGCGAATCTTGCCACCGTTCCAAACCGCGAACGGAAGACCCGCTTTAGCCAACATCGTGCGATATAATCAAAGGGGGTATACCCCTTTCTTCGTTTATCGGGCAATAGTGGCTAAGAGTCGGTTTTTACTTACCGGAGCCCCCAAAACGAAGAGGTACGGAAGCCCAAATGAAACCCCTATGAATAAGGCGAAAGGGGGATTATATCAGTTTGGCTTCAGGGGATATTTGTAAAATGTTTCGGTATTGTTTCGGTAAAAAATCAAAAATCCCCGTAAAAGGCTGATTCACAACCTACTACGGGGATTCATTGTACCAGGAGCGGGAATCGAACCCGCACGGGCCTTACGGCCCACAGGATTTTCTTACCAACTACAGCTTTCGCTGCTCGTTACCATTTGCAACGATTTGTGGTCTGGACTGTCTCTTTACCCTCGACTCACTCGTTAGGGTACCGCCTGTTCAGTCTCTACACCTTCCACACCAACAACTGTTAGTAGGCTTGGCTCGGGATTGCCAATCAATTACTTGATAAGGTTTCCCCGAATTTAAGCGGTTCTACATCGGTCGTTTCCAACCGTGCACTCAAATTGATCTAAGTCCGGCGCGTCTACCTATTCCGCCATCCCGGCAATCCACCCGACGAATCGGATAACTACAAAAAAAGCACCGTTGGTCGGTGCCTTTTTCTGGAGCGAAAGACGGGGTTCGAACCCGCGACCTCGACCTTGGCAAGGTCGCGCTCTACCAGCTGAGCTACTTTCGCGTTTGGTGATTCAGCGTTGCGGTGCTGAATTGTGGGTACAAAAGTAGAGCGTTTTCCGACGTTTGTCAAGAGGTAAACCCAAAAAATTCTCTTGTTGAATTTTTTGGGTTTGATGATCAATCACTTATAAGCCTAAAAAAATCACGAACCAGGAGCTGCACGGGTACCAACTACTGCGTACTTACCCTCGGTAGCTCGCTCTCACTCCAGTTCAGGACTCTAAAAACAGTAGCGTCAGAAAAAAAACGTTGAGGCCGATCCCCGACAAGACCGTCATCCGCATAGCCGATCGGAAATCAGCCCGGGCACGGTCGTGCCGAACCCGTCCATACCAGGCTACAAAAAAGATCATGGCGGGCAGAATACAGGCCAGCAAAATGTAAAACGGCGAACGCCCCCCAAAATACACGTAAAAACCAGCCAGTGAGCAGGCAAATACCAGTAAGGCACAAACAAACGTCCCCTCAACACCCAGCAGGCGGCTCAGGGTGAGGTCGCCCCGGCGGGCGTCTTCGGCATGTTGGTACACCTGCGTAAGAGGGTACATAGCCATCACGTTGAGGGTACACAAACAGGCCGCCAGCAAGGGTTGGCGCGTAAGAAGGTGTTCGAGCGGTACATCGTTTATGGCCTGCAAAGTCATCAGGTAGGTGAATCCCCCCTGAAAAAGACTTACGATGAGCCAGCTCCAGACCGGGTATTTTTTGAGCCGAATCCGATCGTGGCTGTACGCTTTGGAAATGAGCCCATAAATGAGCAAATAGCACACGAAAGACCAGCCCACCAGCGTGCCCAGCAGCAAAGCCAGGACATCGAGCCCCCAGGCTACCCGGTGCAGGGTTTGGTCTACGGGGGGCGGGTTTTCCAGAATCCCTATACTTTCCTCGTCTTTATCGAAAAAGCTATTGTAGGCGTTACTGGCTGGATACAACAGAAGGTGCAGAATAAAGGCCACCAATACCGACCGGCCCAAATCGGGGTTGACCGACTGGCTAAGTGCGAACCAGAAAACGGGCAGTAGAAAAAACGAAAAAGGAACCCGCAGATGAAGCCAAATTTCGCGAAGGGTCATGGTGGAGGCAGAGGAATCGGTACATAGCATTCCAGATCATAACAATCCCAAAAAACAGACGGTTACTACACTACAACCTATGCTGATGAACATTGAATAAGAACACACACGAATATAGCGCCTTTATCACGGCGATTGGCACGGCTGTGCCGCAATACGCGGTACCCCAGATGCAAATCGCCCAGTTTATGGCCGACGCGCTTCAGTTCGACCACCGCGACCGCCGACGGCTCACGGCCCTTTACCGCCAAACCCGCATCGAAAAACGGCATTCGGTTTTGCCCGACTATAGCCGCGAAAATGGCGATTACGCGTTCTACCCAAATACACCGGGGCTTGAGCCGTTTCCAACGGTTGGGCAACGTATGCTCCTGTACCGGCAGGAAGCGGTCCCGTTGGCCCGGCAGGCCATCGAAACCTGTTTGAACAAACGGGCTGACTTCGACCGGCAGTCGATTACGCACCTGATTGTGGTCAGTTGTACGGGTCTGTATGCGCCCGGCCCCGATATTGAGCTGATCGAAGCACTCGGGCTACCCACAACCACGCAGCGGCTCGCCATCAATTTTATGGGATGTTACGGGGCTTTCAATGGCCTGAAAACGGCCGACGCCATGGTACGGGCCGACCCCGACGCTAAAGTGCTGGTGGTGTGCGTGGAGCTGTGCACCATCCACTTCCAGAAAAAAACCGAAACAGATCACCTACTCTCCAACGCCCTGTTTGCCGACGGGGCTGCGGCCGTATTGGTCGAAGGCGAGCCGGTTTCCGAACGCTTGGCACTCCGATTACGGTCGTTTTACAGCGATCTGCTCCCCGAAGGCAAAGCAGAAATGGCGTGGCACGTGAGCGATTTTGGCTTTGAAATGACCTTGACCTCCGAAGTGCCCCGGTATATTCAGCAGGGCATCAGCGAGTTGCTGTCACGGTTGCTGCAAAAAAGCGGCCTCACCATTGGCGACATCAACCTGTACGCCATGCACCCCGGCGGCCGCAAGATTCTGGAGGTAATTGAGCAGCAGCTTGGGCTCGAAACGACCGACAACCGATTTGCCTACGACGTACTCCGCGAATTCGGCAACATGTCGTCGGCAACGGTGCTGTTTGTGCTCAATGCGGTATGGCAGAGCCTCGAATCCGGCCATACAGAACCTTCGACAGATTCGGGCGGGCATATTCTGAGTTGTGCCTTTGGGCCAGGCCTTACGCTGGAATCAATGATTCTGGACGTAGTGGGGCAACCCGTAACCACGTCCCTTACTTCGACAGCACGTTCCAGCGCAGCAGTCCCCATCGGCTAAGCCGGTAGCGGATTGATACCCCCAACACGCCGAGACCGTAAATGGTACTGCGCTTAAAGTTGATCGACGAGGCTTCTTCAAAGTACTTGGTGGGGCAAGTGACTTCGGCAATTTCGAAGCCCTTGTAGAAAATCTGGGCGATCATCTCGTTGTCGAAGATGAAATCGTCGGAGTTGTGGGTGAAATCGAGTGAACGTAGCACCTCGCCGGAGAACGCCCGGTAGCCCGTGTGGTATTCCGACAGTTTCTGATTCATCAGAATATTCTGCGCCAGGGTCAGGAATCGGTTGGCAATGTACTTGTACATAGGCATGCCACCTTTGAGCGCGCCTTTTCCCAGAATCCGGGAAGCAAACACAACGGGATAGAGGTCGTTGCCGATGATCGAGATCATGGCCGTCAGCAGCAAGGGGGTGTACTGATAATCAGGGTGAAGCATCACCACAATATCAGCACCCAACTCCATAGCTTTCCGGTAGCAGGTTTTCTGATTCCCGCCATAGCCTTTATTCTGATCGTGCCGAATCACATGCCGGATACCCAGGCGCCGGGCTTCCTCAACGGTATTGTCGGGGCTGAAGTCATCCACCAGGATAACATCATCGACAATATCGAACGGAATTTCGCGGTACGTACGCTCCAAGGTAAGGGCTGCCCGGTAGGCAGGCATCACCACAATGACTTTCTTCCCATTAAACATGGCTCAAAACTAAGTAGACCGACGAACTATGCCAATACGTTCTGGAATTAGTTCGCCGGGAGGCTTTTGGGGGACTCTAGCAATTAAGATGCCATCTCCCTACTGACTCCCATCATTTCTTTGCCCATATTGCGACAGTTTTTGTGCTAACCCTAACTTTTTTATGATCAGCGGGGTTGTCGATTTAATGATTCTTTAAGAACGTATGCTAACTAGTGAGACAACTTTTTTCTTAGGCTTCGCGGCTTTCGTGATGGTCGTAATGGCCCTTGATTTAGGGGTATTTACGAAACAGAAGAGCCACGTGGTACACTTCAAGGAGGCCGCCATCTGGAGCGCCGTTTGGGTATCGCTGTCGATTGCCTTCTACTTTTTTATCAAGAACTACGGCTATCTCGTACACGGGATCAACGACTTTGCCCGGCTCCAGCAAGTGCGCGACCTCTACGCCGACCATGTAGAGCTGGTACCGGGTAACTTTGAACAGAGCCTACAGCTCTTTCAGAACAACATGGCCCTGGAGTACATTACAGGCTATTTGGTAGAATACTCATTATCAGCCGATAACATCTTCGTCTTTATCCTCATTTTCGCGTCGTTTGGCGTGCGGGAGCGGTACTACAAAAAGATTCTGGTATGGGGAATTCTGGGGGCTATCGTACTCCGGTTCGTGTTTATTTTCGTGGGTTCGGCCCTGCTTCAGCGCTTCGAGTGGATCATGCTCGTTTTCGGGGCGTTTCTGGTGTACACCGGGGTTCGGCTGTTTTTTGAGAAAGAAGGCGAAGAGCAGATCGACACCAAAAACCACCCCGTGGTCAAGTTTGTGTCGAAATACTTCAACGTGTACCGGCGCAACGTAATCGACCACTTTTTTGTCCGGCGCAAAACCGACAACAAGCTGTTTGTGACCCCCTTGTTTATTGTGGTGGTGGTAGTCGCCTTTACCGACCTTGTTTTCGCGGTCGACTCTATTCCGGCCATTTTCTCGATCACCAAAGATCCCTACATCGTATTCTTCTCCAACGTATTCGCGATCATGGGCCTGCGGTCGATGTTCTTCTTCCTGTCGAGCATTATGAGCCAATTCCGGTTCCTGAAGGTTGGTTTGGCGGTGCTGCTCACGTTCATCGGCGTGAAAATGCTCACCGACCATTATCTCGAAGAACTCGGCTTCAAACCCGTTTACTCGCTCTACATTATCGTCTCAATTCTGGCCGTGAGCGTACTGGCCTCGTGGCTTATTCCGGAGAAAAAAGCGGAGAAAGAGCAGGGTATCGAGGTGTAAGACGGTAACTCGAAGTATTGAATTTAAAGCGGGCCGATGTGGCCCGCTTTTTTTATGTCTCCCGTCGTGGAGAAGTTTACCGACTTTTCTTACGGGGAAAGTCTGATTAACTTTTATTCAACACACTTCTGAGCATCGGCATATTTTGTACGCTGCCGAAGATTACATTTTATCAGCCAGATATAATCAAATTCAGTAGGGTTTTACCCTTGTAAAAAGCCAATATTCCCAAAGGATACTTTCCAAATGGAAACCACTGTCGGTAAGTCACTTATAAGACACAAAGCAATTTGATTCTCTACTCATTCTTTACAAAACGAGGCCAATTAGCTCCGTCAAATCGTACCCCGACATAGGCCATTCCAGTTGTTCAAAACGCAATAGCAAATTTATTTTGTGGCCATTTTGCCAAACAATCCTCTGTCAGGGTTGTTCTGAGGCTAATTTTATATTGCTTTTTGTTTAACCTTTACTACACAAATTTATGCAAAGTATTACCTTTTTGAGGGTAGTAAGGCTGACGTTTTGTGTGAGTATGTGGCTACTCAGTGTGGCATCGCTCGCCCAAACAAAAATCAGCGGCACGATTAAAGCCGAAGACGGCACACCCATTGCCGGTGCCAACGTGGTTGTAAAAGGAACCACCATTGGAACCGTCAGCGACGCCAGCGGCTCCTACTCCATCATCCCCAAACAATCGAAAGCAACACTGGTATTTTCATCATTAGGCTACCAGTTTAAAGAGGTGCCTGTTGGTAATAGCACCACCATCGACGTTACCCTGTCCGAAGATGTCTCGAACCTGGAAGAAGTTGTTGTGACGGGCCTGGCAACGAGCATCAAGCGGTCAAATCTGGCAAACGCCGTTAGTACTATTTCGGCACGGGAACTCGTCGGAACTACGCAGATTCAGACCGTCGACAACGCGTTTTACGGCAAACTTCCGGGCGTGAACATCAACACCAACGGTGGAGCACCCGGCGGTGGGGTTTCTATTCAACTACGGGGTATCTCGTCGCTGGTGGGTGCTTCACAGCCACTGTACATCATCGACGGGGTATATGCCAACAATGCCGTAAACCGGACCGGGCGCGGCTCGGTGACGGGTGCATCGGGGGTAGAAACGCAGGATGATGCCGCCAACCGGATTTCTGACCTTAACCCCAACGACATTGAAAACGTAGAGGTGCTCAAAGGTCCCTCGGCCGCGGCTATCTACGGAACCCGGGCCAACGCCGGTGTCATTATCATTACCACCAAGCGGGGCAGTGCCGGCAAAACAAAGGTCTCGTTTGCACAGGACTACGGCTTTGCCACCGCTCAGCGATTGCTGGGCGTTGACAACTGGACGGAGGCTAAAATCAATACCTTTTTCTCGGCTGCCCGGCGCCCTGCTGAACTGGAGCGGTTCCGGGCCGCCAACGGGCAAACCTGGGACTACGAAAAATACTTCTACGGCAACACGGCCCCACTATCGAACACCCGACTGAGTATTTCGGGAGGGACCGACAAAACGAAGTTCTTTATCTCAGGTGCCTTCGCCGACGAGAAGGGTATTATCCGCCGGACGGGCTTCAAGCGGTACTCACTGCGGGCTAATATTGACCACAAGCTAACCAAAGACATTACGCTCTCGGTTGGCTCCAACTACATCAACACCAACACTGACCGGGGTTTCACGGGTAACCAGAACAACTCGGGCGCCAGCATTGGCTACAACATTGTCTATGTCCCTAATTATTTCAACCTCTTCCCCGACGCCAGTGGACGGTACCCCGACAACCCGTACTTCAACGAAAACCCGATTGCCGTTACCGACCGGGGTATCAACAACAGCAACGTTAACCGCTTTATTCAATCATTTAACCTCACGGCCAACCTGTACAAGTCGGAGCGGGCTTTGCTGAAACTGATCGGGCAGGGTGGTTTCGACTATACCCAGAACACCACGCTGGTGTACTTGCCGGAAGACCTGCAGTTTCAGCGCGGTCAGGGTAATCCCGGCGATGTGCTCTGGGGTAAAACCGAAAACGTAAACACCAACCTGCAGGCGGCTTTGGTTTTGAACTGGAACGTAGGCAAAGTTAACCTGACCAGTCAGGTGGGTGCCGTGCGGTTAAATTTCCGCGACGACCGCCTGCTCAACCGGTCGCGGGGGTTGGCCGGTGGCCAAACGAACTTGCGGCAGGGAACGGTTCAGGAGATTTTTGAGCAGCGGTTCCAGTCGATCACCGACGTAGGGGCCTTTGTTCAGCAGGAAGCGAACTGGGACGACAAGGTAATCGCTACAGCCGGTATTCGCTTCGACAAATCAACCCTGATTGGTGATGCCAACCGGTTCTGGGCCTTCCCAAAAGCCTCGTTGGCCGTAAACCTGGCTAATTTTGAGTTTATTCGCTCGTCGAGCCTCGCCAACACCTTCTCGCAGATCAAACCGCGCATTGCTTACGGTGAAACGGCGGGGGTGCCCGGCTTCGGCACAACATTTACCCCGCTCAACTCAGCTAACATCGGTGGGTTGCTGGGCTCGGTGGTGACAACGGCCGCTGGTAACGCCAACATCGAACCCGAGCGGGCGGGCGAACTGGAATTTGGTCTGGACCTGGGCTTGTTCAGCAACCGGATTCAGCTGGAAGCTACCTACTACGACAAGCAGACCCGCAGCAACATTCAGAACCTGCAACTGTCGCCTGCTGTAGGCATCAGCACCATCCCGACCAATCTGGCCCAACTCCAGAACCGGGGCATTGAGCTCTCGCTGGCGGCCGCCCCCGTGCAAAAAGAAAATCTGCGCTGGAACACCCGCCTGATGTGGTGGCGTAACAACCTCCTGCTCACGCGCCTGGGTATTCCGCCCTACAATGCTGGCGCGTTTGGCGTAACACTGGGTACGTTCCTCTATCAGGAAGGATTTGCCCCAACCACCATTGTGGGCACGCGCCCCGCCCGCGATGGCAACGATACCCCGGCCGCACAGGGCGTACGGACAGGAGCTTATATTCTGGGCAACAACCAGCCCAAATTTCAGATGTCGTGGCTCAACGAATTCACGCTGTTTAAAAACTTCGACGTGAACATGCTCTGGCACTGGAAACAGGGTGGCGACAACATCAACCTCACACAGTTTCTGATGGATTCGGGCGGTACAACCCCCGATTGGGCTCAGGACGACGATGGCGATGGTATTCCGAACGGCCGCGACCGGGGTATTGCCCCCAACAACGGGGCCGACCGCTGGGTACAGGATGCCTCGTACGTGCGTTTGCGTGAGGTGGCCATGTACTATACCGTTCCTACCAAAACGCTCGGTAACCTGTTCAACAACAAGGTATCACGGGTGCGGGTAGGCTTCTCAAGCCAGAACCCCCTCACGTTCACCAAATACTTTGGTTACGACCCCGAAACATCAACCTTCGGATTGCAGGCCGTAGCGTCGGGCGTCGATATTGCCCCCTACCCGACCCAGCGTCGTTTCTTCGGACATTTGGTTGTTGAGTTTTAAGCCCTCATAAGTCATGAAAAAAACTCGTTTATATCTCTCCATGCTGGCCGGGCTCATGCTGCTCAACTCATGCAGTTTCTTTGAGCTGGAAGCCCCCAATGACCCCAATAACCCCTCTCTGGGGAGCGTATCCCAAAATGCATCGCGCACACAGGTACAAAACCTGATTACGGGTCTCGAATCCCGCCATCGCGACTATGTGTTTAACGTCACGATGCTCTTTGGCACGATGGGCCGCGAATTATGGTACCTGAATGCCTCTGACCCGCGCTGGCAAACCGACTGGCTCGGTATGAACAACCGTACGGCCAACGCCAACATGTTTAACTACCTGCCCACCTACACGAACCCCTATTTTGCCATTCGGCAGGGGCTTACGGTGGTCGATGCCGTTCGGAATACCAATACGTTTACCGATCAGGAAAAGAACGCGGTATCGGGTTTTGCCAAAACCATCATGGCGTACCAGTACCTGATTGTGGCCATGGGGCAGTACGAAAACGGCATCCGGATGAACGTGGCTGATATTCAGAATCCGGGGCCGTTTGTGCCGCTACCGGAAGCCCTCACGCAGATTCGGCAGCTGCTCGACGAAGCCAATACCGAACTCGCCAACGGAGGCACGGGCAATTTCCCGTTACGCCTGACGAGCGGCTTCACCGCTAATGGTTTCAACACGGTTGCATCGTTGCGGCAACTGAACCGGGCTATTGCGGCCCGGCTGGCCGTGTACCGGCAAGACTGGCAGGGGGCGCTCGAAGCCGCCAATGCTTCGTTTTACAACGCTACGGGCAACTTAGATGCCGGCCCAGCCCACACCTATGGCGCGCCCCCCGATCAGTTCAACCCCTTGTTTTTTGTCCTGAATGCCAACGTGACTACCATGATGGTGGTGCATCCGTCGGTACTGCGCGACACACTGGCTAACGATGCCCGCGTTCGGGCGAAGTTTTTCCGCCGGACCTCGCCAGTGTCCGTTACCTCCGACGGTACTCCGCTCTCCGGGCAGTATCAGGATCGGCGTTTTCCGCTCAACACCAGCGAGCTGAAGTTTTTCCGCAATGAAGAACTGGTACTGATTGTGGCCGAGGCCAACGCCCAACTGGGCAACACGCAGGCCGCTTTGGCAGCTATCAACCGCATCCGGACGGCCGCTGGCGTGGGCAACTACACCGGGGCCACCACCCGCGAAGCTCTCATCGACGAGATTCTGTTCCAGCGCCGGTACTCGCTCTGGGCCGAACCCTGGGGCCACCGCTGGATCGACCTGCGCCGGTATAACCGCCTGAACGCGCAGAATGTCGACGTGACCCTCGACCGGGGCTCTATTTTCCGGCAACTGGCCCGGCCCCAAGCCGAAATCAACTGGGACGAATACGTACTGACCCGTTAAACCCGGCTCAGCTTCACAAAACGAAAGGCCTGCCCCAATGGGGTGGGCTTTTCTGTACACGAACAATTCGGGCCGAAACAGACGGAGGGCCCACTTGTGACGTTTTCCCAACAGGTTGTTATTTTGTAAAAACTCCGATCTGCCATCTTGATTCCGAATCGTTCTGTTCTCCGTACCTACCGCCGTCGTTTAACCAACCTCAGCAGCCGCAACCGGTCGTTGTTACTGTCGAGCCTGCCCGCCGATGGATTTCTGGATCTGCACGACACCGATTTTGTGCTCAACAAACCGTCGTTCAGCCTTATTCAGCAACTGCTGGCCCGCAAAGCAAGCA
It includes:
- a CDS encoding type III polyketide synthase; translation: MNKNTHEYSAFITAIGTAVPQYAVPQMQIAQFMADALQFDHRDRRRLTALYRQTRIEKRHSVLPDYSRENGDYAFYPNTPGLEPFPTVGQRMLLYRQEAVPLARQAIETCLNKRADFDRQSITHLIVVSCTGLYAPGPDIELIEALGLPTTTQRLAINFMGCYGAFNGLKTADAMVRADPDAKVLVVCVELCTIHFQKKTETDHLLSNALFADGAAAVLVEGEPVSERLALRLRSFYSDLLPEGKAEMAWHVSDFGFEMTLTSEVPRYIQQGISELLSRLLQKSGLTIGDINLYAMHPGGRKILEVIEQQLGLETTDNRFAYDVLREFGNMSSATVLFVLNAVWQSLESGHTEPSTDSGGHILSCAFGPGLTLESMILDVVGQPVTTSLTSTARSSAAVPIG
- a CDS encoding SusC/RagA family TonB-linked outer membrane protein; translation: MQSITFLRVVRLTFCVSMWLLSVASLAQTKISGTIKAEDGTPIAGANVVVKGTTIGTVSDASGSYSIIPKQSKATLVFSSLGYQFKEVPVGNSTTIDVTLSEDVSNLEEVVVTGLATSIKRSNLANAVSTISARELVGTTQIQTVDNAFYGKLPGVNINTNGGAPGGGVSIQLRGISSLVGASQPLYIIDGVYANNAVNRTGRGSVTGASGVETQDDAANRISDLNPNDIENVEVLKGPSAAAIYGTRANAGVIIITTKRGSAGKTKVSFAQDYGFATAQRLLGVDNWTEAKINTFFSAARRPAELERFRAANGQTWDYEKYFYGNTAPLSNTRLSISGGTDKTKFFISGAFADEKGIIRRTGFKRYSLRANIDHKLTKDITLSVGSNYINTNTDRGFTGNQNNSGASIGYNIVYVPNYFNLFPDASGRYPDNPYFNENPIAVTDRGINNSNVNRFIQSFNLTANLYKSERALLKLIGQGGFDYTQNTTLVYLPEDLQFQRGQGNPGDVLWGKTENVNTNLQAALVLNWNVGKVNLTSQVGAVRLNFRDDRLLNRSRGLAGGQTNLRQGTVQEIFEQRFQSITDVGAFVQQEANWDDKVIATAGIRFDKSTLIGDANRFWAFPKASLAVNLANFEFIRSSSLANTFSQIKPRIAYGETAGVPGFGTTFTPLNSANIGGLLGSVVTTAAGNANIEPERAGELEFGLDLGLFSNRIQLEATYYDKQTRSNIQNLQLSPAVGISTIPTNLAQLQNRGIELSLAAAPVQKENLRWNTRLMWWRNNLLLTRLGIPPYNAGAFGVTLGTFLYQEGFAPTTIVGTRPARDGNDTPAAQGVRTGAYILGNNQPKFQMSWLNEFTLFKNFDVNMLWHWKQGGDNINLTQFLMDSGGTTPDWAQDDDGDGIPNGRDRGIAPNNGADRWVQDASYVRLREVAMYYTVPTKTLGNLFNNKVSRVRVGFSSQNPLTFTKYFGYDPETSTFGLQAVASGVDIAPYPTQRRFFGHLVVEF
- a CDS encoding RagB/SusD family nutrient uptake outer membrane protein, translating into MKKTRLYLSMLAGLMLLNSCSFFELEAPNDPNNPSLGSVSQNASRTQVQNLITGLESRHRDYVFNVTMLFGTMGRELWYLNASDPRWQTDWLGMNNRTANANMFNYLPTYTNPYFAIRQGLTVVDAVRNTNTFTDQEKNAVSGFAKTIMAYQYLIVAMGQYENGIRMNVADIQNPGPFVPLPEALTQIRQLLDEANTELANGGTGNFPLRLTSGFTANGFNTVASLRQLNRAIAARLAVYRQDWQGALEAANASFYNATGNLDAGPAHTYGAPPDQFNPLFFVLNANVTTMMVVHPSVLRDTLANDARVRAKFFRRTSPVSVTSDGTPLSGQYQDRRFPLNTSELKFFRNEELVLIVAEANAQLGNTQAALAAINRIRTAAGVGNYTGATTREALIDEILFQRRYSLWAEPWGHRWIDLRRYNRLNAQNVDVTLDRGSIFRQLARPQAEINWDEYVLTR
- a CDS encoding UbiA family prenyltransferase; translation: MTLREIWLHLRVPFSFFLLPVFWFALSQSVNPDLGRSVLVAFILHLLLYPASNAYNSFFDKDEESIGILENPPPVDQTLHRVAWGLDVLALLLGTLVGWSFVCYLLIYGLISKAYSHDRIRLKKYPVWSWLIVSLFQGGFTYLMTLQAINDVPLEHLLTRQPLLAACLCTLNVMAMYPLTQVYQHAEDARRGDLTLSRLLGVEGTFVCALLVFACSLAGFYVYFGGRSPFYILLACILPAMIFFVAWYGRVRHDRARADFRSAMRMTVLSGIGLNVFFLTLLFLES
- a CDS encoding glycosyltransferase family 2 protein → MFNGKKVIVVMPAYRAALTLERTYREIPFDIVDDVILVDDFSPDNTVEEARRLGIRHVIRHDQNKGYGGNQKTCYRKAMELGADIVVMLHPDYQYTPLLLTAMISIIGNDLYPVVFASRILGKGALKGGMPMYKYIANRFLTLAQNILMNQKLSEYHTGYRAFSGEVLRSLDFTHNSDDFIFDNEMIAQIFYKGFEIAEVTCPTKYFEEASSINFKRSTIYGLGVLGVSIRYRLSRWGLLRWNVLSK
- a CDS encoding TerC/Alx family metal homeostasis membrane protein produces the protein MLTSETTFFLGFAAFVMVVMALDLGVFTKQKSHVVHFKEAAIWSAVWVSLSIAFYFFIKNYGYLVHGINDFARLQQVRDLYADHVELVPGNFEQSLQLFQNNMALEYITGYLVEYSLSADNIFVFILIFASFGVRERYYKKILVWGILGAIVLRFVFIFVGSALLQRFEWIMLVFGAFLVYTGVRLFFEKEGEEQIDTKNHPVVKFVSKYFNVYRRNVIDHFFVRRKTDNKLFVTPLFIVVVVVAFTDLVFAVDSIPAIFSITKDPYIVFFSNVFAIMGLRSMFFFLSSIMSQFRFLKVGLAVLLTFIGVKMLTDHYLEELGFKPVYSLYIIVSILAVSVLASWLIPEKKAEKEQGIEV